CCACCCTTGTCACTGATCGCCGGGAACCCGACGGCGCCGGCTGGGCGGTCCTGGCGGACCCTGAGGGCAATGAGTTCTGCGTGCTCCGCAGTGAAGCCGAGCGGGCGGCGATGCCCCCGTCCTGAGGTGGCCGAGGGCAGGCCGCTGCGCCGGTGTGCAGCGGCCTGCCGGCCTCAGAGCCCGGTGACCTTGGCGCTCGCCGACAGCTCGTAGACCAGGGTCACCGTGCGCCGGCCGCCGGGCGGAAGGGCGACGTCCCAGCGGGCGATGCCCTCGGCGTCGATCACGTCGGGTGGCGGGGAGCAGGATTCCTTGTGTACGCGTATGTTCACTGCCGCGACTTCGGAGACGGGGACGCGCTCCCGAAGCGCGACCACCCGGTCGCCGTGCTCGCCGGGGGCGGAGAACCGGGACAGGTGCAGCCGGACCGTGCGAGTGACCACGGTCCGCTGGGTGAGGGCGGCCACGTCGCGGGACTCCGTCGCGCGGCGGACCACCCGGTAGTCGTCGCGGCTGCCGAAGGCCAGTTCGGCAGGGGCGCCGGGGGCGGTGAAGTCCAGGGTGCCGCGGCCGCTGAATCCGTTGCCGCGGACCAGGTCCACAGGTCCGGCGAGCAGCGCGTGGCCGGACAGGTTGTCGAACCGCACCACCTGGGTGACCAGGGGAGACAACTCCGGTGAGCAGGCGTACTCGCTGGGCGCGGTCGCCGTGAACGCGGAGAGGCGCACCCGGTGGGCGCGGCCGTCACCGGGTACGGAGACCGGTGTGGGGGACTTCAGCACCCGCGCCTCGCCGCCGTCGTCCACCCCCGGCAGCCCGAGCACCGAGGCCGGCCCGAGGTCTCCGATCTCCTCCTCGCGCAGTTCGACGTCGACCGTGCGGCGCTCCGCCGCGGAGCGGTCCTTGAGCGTCAGCCGGTCCTCGTCCAGCCGTGGCGGCTCGGCGGCCAGTGCCGAGCGGGCCGTTGACAAGGTCAGCCGTACGCCGGACCAGTCCTCACCGGTGCGCTGCCAGACCATCGCGTCGGTCTCCAGGGTCAGCGAGTCCCCTTCGAGCACGGCCCGGTAGGCGGGGCGCCACAGCGCACACGGGGTGAGGTGGCTCAGGCGCAGCCCGACGGGCCCGGCGACCGCGGCCTCCACGGTCAGCTCGATATGAGCGACCAGCTCGGCCGGTTCCTCCTCCGAGAGATGCAGTGTTCGCCGGACGTCCGTGAGTTCGGCGGTAAGAGAGGTCAATCGGGCCTCCAACGCGCGGAGTTGCTCACCGTGCGTGTCGCGCTCGGTGTCGACCCGGTCCAGCTCGTGGGCCCAGCGCTCCCGCTCCGACTCCCCGGATCCGGCGCCTTCGCCGATCTCCCGCAGCAGATCGGCGGCGAGGCGGCCGAGCAGGTCCAGGCGGGCGTGGAGCCGGTCGCGTCGCTGTCCCAGGGCCAGTTGCTCATCTTCGAGGGTGTGTACGCGCCGGCGCAGAGCGGAGTCGTCGGCCGTGGAGGACGACGGATCGCGCGGCGTCCAGCTACGGACGATCCGCACGTCGAGCACGGTCGCGGGGTGATCGGAGGCCAGCTCGGCATGGAGGGTCCGGTCGACGGCCAGCGCACTGACCGGCCCCAGACGCAGCCGCTGGACCCCGGCCTCCAGGTCGAGCACGGCGGCGCGCTCGACGTGGGCGCGATCCTCCAGGCAGGTGACGGCGGTGACGGGAAGGGCGACCGGGTTCGGCTTCGGTTCCGTGGACATGGGGTGAGTCAGCTCCTGCGGTTGCCGCCGACCAGGGCCTTGCCGGTCGGGATGCGGATCTCGTAGCCGCCGTCGAGAGCGGCAGTGGCGCCTGCGGGCAGATCCAGCCGCCAGAGCCGGGTGCCCGGGGCGTGCCGGTCCGGGCCCGCGCCGTCGTCGGGTGCGGTCCAGTCGGCCCGTTCCTCGATCCTGACGTCCGGTTCGGAGGTGACCGGCACCCGCTCGTGGACCTCCACGGTGACGGGCCTCGCGAGCCGGTTGGCCAGCTCCACGTGGACGCGGTGGTCGAGCACGGTGGT
This genomic interval from Streptomyces sp. NBC_00464 contains the following:
- a CDS encoding mucoidy inhibitor MuiA family protein, whose product is MSTEPKPNPVALPVTAVTCLEDRAHVERAAVLDLEAGVQRLRLGPVSALAVDRTLHAELASDHPATVLDVRIVRSWTPRDPSSSTADDSALRRRVHTLEDEQLALGQRRDRLHARLDLLGRLAADLLREIGEGAGSGESERERWAHELDRVDTERDTHGEQLRALEARLTSLTAELTDVRRTLHLSEEEPAELVAHIELTVEAAVAGPVGLRLSHLTPCALWRPAYRAVLEGDSLTLETDAMVWQRTGEDWSGVRLTLSTARSALAAEPPRLDEDRLTLKDRSAAERRTVDVELREEEIGDLGPASVLGLPGVDDGGEARVLKSPTPVSVPGDGRAHRVRLSAFTATAPSEYACSPELSPLVTQVVRFDNLSGHALLAGPVDLVRGNGFSGRGTLDFTAPGAPAELAFGSRDDYRVVRRATESRDVAALTQRTVVTRTVRLHLSRFSAPGEHGDRVVALRERVPVSEVAAVNIRVHKESCSPPPDVIDAEGIARWDVALPPGGRRTVTLVYELSASAKVTGL